One stretch of Campylobacter sp. CCS1377 DNA includes these proteins:
- the uvrA gene encoding excinuclease ABC subunit UvrA: protein MNDSIKIIGARENNLKNINLEIPKNKLIVFTGLSGSGKSTLAFGTLYAEGQRRYIESLSAYARQFLDKVGKPDVDKIEGLTPAIAIDQKTTSKNPRSTVGTITEIYDYLRLLYARIGIQHCHQCGQKISSMSASDIVGEILKFPKGAKIIIYAPLVREKKGTYADLLENLRNKGYVRAQIDGVLVRLDEDIELAKTKKHTIKLVIDRLEISEDLLSRLASDIEKGLEESFGEIEIEVLNPDEVGLNKHYHFSEHCACFDCKISFVPLEPLSFSFNSPKGACEACDGLGIRYTLDMKKIIDESLSLENGAVKIMYGFNKSYYYKFLIAFCEQNEIPIKLPFMELSEEQKRLVLYGNAKTIDFFWKRNRLKRTFEGVVKMAYEMLKDEKDLAEYMSEKICKDCGGHRLRPESLAVKVASKGLGEILDMSIEDSTAFFANEKNFAYLGEQEKMISKPILKEINERLFFLYDVGLGYLSLGRDARTISGGEAQRIRIASQIGSGLSGVMYVLDEPSIGLHERDTAKLIKTLRNLQQKGNTLIVVEHDKMTIEEADFIVDIGPKAGKFGGEVVFAGTYKELLKSKSETALYMSGKKQISQLKNREQKEWLELKNVSINNIKDLSVSFPLQNLVAITGVSGSGKSSLILQTLLPFAQEELNRAKKVKKLGGVEILGLEKLDKVIYLDQSPIGRTPRSNPATYTGAMDEIRNLFAATKEAKMRGYKAGRFSFNVKGGRCEKCSGDGEIKIEMHFLPDVMVVCDTCGGKRYNDATLEIKYKGKNISEILNMSVLEASEFFTAVPKIKQKLDTLVKVGLDYLTLGQNATTLSGGEAQRIKLAKELSRSDTGKTLYILDEPTTGLHFEDVNKLILVLQHLVDLKNSVFVIEHNLDVIKNADFIIDMGPEGGVKGGKIISTGSVEKVAKEHKKTKSYTGYYLDLELKKS, encoded by the coding sequence ATGAATGATAGTATAAAAATCATCGGTGCAAGAGAAAATAATCTTAAAAATATTAATCTTGAAATTCCAAAAAACAAACTCATCGTTTTTACAGGGTTAAGTGGTAGTGGAAAATCAACCCTTGCTTTTGGCACACTTTATGCCGAAGGACAACGCCGTTATATAGAAAGCTTAAGTGCTTATGCAAGACAATTTTTAGACAAAGTAGGCAAACCTGATGTTGATAAAATCGAAGGCTTAACTCCTGCTATTGCTATTGATCAAAAAACCACTTCTAAAAACCCACGCTCAACCGTGGGAACGATCACTGAAATTTATGATTATTTAAGACTTTTATACGCTAGGATAGGCATCCAGCACTGCCACCAATGCGGACAAAAAATTTCATCTATGAGTGCGAGTGATATTGTAGGAGAAATTTTAAAATTCCCAAAAGGTGCTAAAATCATCATTTACGCTCCTTTGGTGCGTGAAAAAAAAGGAACTTACGCGGATTTGCTTGAAAATTTGCGAAACAAAGGCTATGTAAGAGCACAAATTGATGGAGTTTTGGTAAGACTTGATGAAGATATAGAACTGGCAAAAACCAAAAAACACACCATAAAATTAGTTATTGATCGCCTTGAAATTAGCGAAGATTTACTTTCGCGTCTTGCAAGTGATATAGAAAAAGGTTTAGAAGAAAGCTTTGGTGAGATCGAGATAGAAGTTTTAAATCCCGATGAAGTAGGGCTTAATAAGCATTATCATTTTAGTGAACACTGCGCTTGTTTTGATTGTAAAATTTCTTTTGTACCACTTGAGCCTTTGAGTTTTTCTTTTAATTCTCCAAAAGGAGCTTGTGAGGCTTGTGATGGACTTGGAATTCGCTACACACTGGATATGAAAAAAATCATCGATGAAAGCCTAAGTCTTGAAAATGGTGCGGTTAAAATAATGTATGGTTTTAACAAAAGCTATTATTATAAGTTTTTAATCGCCTTTTGTGAACAAAATGAAATTCCTATCAAGTTGCCATTTATGGAGCTTAGTGAAGAACAAAAACGCCTTGTATTATACGGAAATGCAAAAACTATTGACTTTTTTTGGAAAAGAAATCGCCTAAAACGCACTTTTGAAGGTGTGGTAAAAATGGCTTATGAAATGCTAAAAGATGAAAAAGATTTAGCAGAATATATGAGTGAAAAAATTTGCAAAGATTGTGGCGGTCATCGCTTAAGACCTGAAAGTTTGGCAGTAAAAGTAGCTTCAAAAGGGCTTGGTGAAATTTTAGATATGAGTATAGAAGATAGCACCGCTTTTTTTGCTAATGAAAAGAATTTTGCATATTTAGGTGAACAAGAAAAAATGATTTCAAAACCTATTTTAAAAGAGATTAATGAAAGACTTTTCTTTTTATATGATGTGGGGCTTGGATATTTATCTTTAGGGCGCGATGCAAGGACGATTAGTGGAGGCGAGGCACAAAGAATTCGTATTGCTTCGCAAATTGGCAGTGGTTTAAGTGGGGTTATGTATGTATTAGATGAGCCTAGCATTGGACTTCATGAAAGAGATACTGCAAAACTCATTAAAACTTTAAGAAATTTACAACAAAAGGGCAATACTTTAATCGTCGTAGAACACGATAAAATGACCATAGAAGAAGCTGATTTTATCGTAGATATTGGGCCAAAAGCAGGGAAATTTGGTGGCGAAGTGGTATTTGCTGGAACTTACAAAGAGCTCTTAAAAAGCAAAAGCGAAACCGCACTTTATATGAGCGGTAAAAAGCAAATTTCGCAACTTAAAAATAGAGAACAAAAGGAGTGGCTAGAGCTTAAAAATGTGAGTATTAACAATATCAAAGATTTAAGTGTTTCTTTTCCTTTACAAAATTTAGTTGCAATTACTGGGGTTTCAGGCTCTGGAAAAAGCTCTTTGATACTTCAAACCTTACTTCCTTTTGCACAAGAAGAATTAAACCGTGCTAAAAAAGTAAAAAAATTAGGTGGAGTAGAAATTCTTGGACTTGAAAAGCTTGATAAAGTAATTTATCTTGATCAAAGCCCAATCGGCAGAACGCCTAGATCAAATCCTGCTACTTATACGGGTGCTATGGATGAAATTCGTAATCTTTTTGCTGCTACAAAAGAAGCTAAAATGCGTGGCTATAAAGCCGGACGATTTTCTTTTAATGTAAAAGGGGGAAGATGTGAAAAATGTAGTGGCGATGGAGAGATTAAAATAGAAATGCATTTTCTGCCTGATGTAATGGTTGTTTGTGATACTTGTGGGGGCAAACGCTATAATGACGCGACTTTAGAGATAAAATATAAAGGAAAAAATATTAGCGAAATTTTAAATATGAGCGTTTTAGAAGCGAGTGAATTTTTTACTGCTGTGCCAAAAATCAAGCAAAAATTAGATACTTTGGTAAAAGTGGGACTTGATTATCTCACTTTAGGACAAAATGCAACGACTTTAAGCGGTGGCGAAGCACAAAGAATAAAACTTGCAAAAGAATTAAGTCGCAGCGATACAGGAAAAACGCTTTATATACTTGATGAGCCAACAACTGGGCTTCATTTTGAAGATGTAAATAAACTCATTTTGGTTTTACAACACTTAGTTGATCTTAAAAATTCCGTTTTTGTGATAGAGCATAATTTAGATGTGATTAAAAACGCAGACTTTATCATCGATATGGGGCCAGAAGGCGGGGTAAAAGGTGGCAAAATAATAAGCACAGGAAGCGTGGAAAAAGTAGCAAAAGAACATAAGAAAACGAAATCTTACACAGGATATTATTTGGATTTAGAGCTCAAAAAGAGTTAA
- a CDS encoding sulfite exporter TauE/SafE family protein: MEFWDLSYALIGIVSGITSGLFGIGGGMIIVPFMLSLGMSSHHAVGISVIQMILASVFGSYINYKKKNLNLKDGIVIGLGGLLGAGFSGFVLSYLSDVELTAIFLCVSFVFFLKYAFGVKNITHHTKRSVLAKNVILFIAGAFTGVFAISLGIGGGLLIAPILAYFLGYDSKKVVPISLFFVIFASISGMFSFVGSGVIDEEVIYKGILVGFASMVGVFIGIKIIENMKITSHYKILLCVYALSIVVTAFSLLRKLEIVSF; the protein is encoded by the coding sequence ATGGAATTTTGGGATTTATCTTATGCTTTAATTGGTATTGTTTCTGGAATCACTTCAGGGCTTTTTGGTATAGGTGGAGGCATGATTATCGTGCCTTTTATGTTAAGTCTTGGTATGAGCTCGCATCATGCAGTTGGGATATCGGTAATTCAGATGATTTTAGCTTCTGTTTTTGGTTCTTATATTAATTATAAAAAAAAGAATTTAAATTTAAAAGACGGCATTGTGATAGGACTTGGTGGGCTTTTGGGGGCTGGTTTTAGCGGTTTTGTCTTGAGTTATCTTTCTGATGTTGAATTAACTGCAATATTTTTATGTGTGAGTTTTGTATTTTTTCTTAAATATGCTTTTGGAGTTAAAAATATTACTCATCATACAAAAAGATCGGTTTTAGCGAAAAATGTGATTTTATTTATAGCAGGGGCTTTTACAGGTGTTTTTGCTATTTCTTTAGGTATTGGTGGCGGACTTTTAATTGCACCAATTTTAGCTTATTTTTTGGGTTATGATAGCAAAAAAGTTGTTCCTATTTCTTTATTTTTTGTGATTTTTGCTTCAATATCTGGAATGTTTTCTTTTGTAGGATCTGGTGTGATTGATGAGGAAGTAATTTATAAAGGAATTTTAGTGGGTTTTGCATCCATGGTGGGAGTTTTTATCGGTATAAAAATTATTGAAAATATGAAAATCACCTCTCATTATAAAATTTTACTTTGTGTGTATGCCTTATCTATTGTGGTGACTGCATTTTCTTTGCTAAGAAAATTAGAAATTGTATCTTTTTAG
- a CDS encoding carbon starvation CstA family protein: MSITNKILWFFVAIVGACCFGILSLQNGESISAIYLIIAALCIYMIGYRFYGHFIAYKVLELNKKRATPAIINDDGCDFVPTNKIVLFGHHFAAIAGAGPLVGPILAAQMGYLPSMLWILIGGVLAGAVHDFVVLFISMRRNGKSLGEMIKDEMGSFTGAVAMIAIFGIMLIIIAILAMVVVKALAHSPWGLFTISMTIPIAVFMGIYMRYLRPGKVGEASIIGFVLLILAIHYGAQIAADPYWSQIFTLSAPNLALIMIAYGFIAAILPVWFLLAPRDYLSTFLKIGVIAIMALAIIIVAPDLQMPKINSQYLDGSGPVFAGSIFPFLFITIACGAISGFHALISSGTTPKMVENETHTLAIGYGSMLMESAVAIMALICACILEPGLYFAINSPEATIGSDVVGVATTISSWGFSISPEDITNLTTNIGEKTILSRTGGAPTFAIGVALILHELFLDINMMGFWYHFAILFEALFILTAVDAGTRACRFMAQDILGNVYKPLGNLNNYFAGIFATALSVAGWGYFLYQGAIDEKGGIYSLWPLFGVSNQMLAGMALLLATTILVKMGKAKYTWVTLVPAIFVLIATLYGGIAKIMPYKEGDKIANAVSHVASVYIQDQKIQKLTEQINNTKDETQISQLQKDLSLAKQAKISNIVNAILCVFFMIATLLVILSCIGICFKIIRIPLRENPYVEIQSTRMP, encoded by the coding sequence ATGAGTATTACAAATAAAATATTATGGTTTTTTGTAGCCATTGTAGGTGCATGTTGCTTTGGTATCTTATCCTTACAAAATGGAGAAAGCATATCTGCAATTTACCTTATCATCGCAGCTTTATGTATATATATGATAGGATATAGATTTTATGGTCATTTCATAGCCTATAAGGTTTTAGAATTAAATAAAAAAAGAGCCACACCTGCTATCATCAATGATGATGGTTGTGATTTTGTTCCTACGAATAAAATTGTATTATTTGGCCATCATTTTGCTGCCATTGCGGGCGCTGGTCCTTTAGTAGGTCCGATTTTGGCAGCACAAATGGGATATTTGCCTTCCATGCTTTGGATTTTAATTGGCGGGGTTTTAGCAGGTGCTGTGCATGATTTTGTTGTTCTTTTTATCTCTATGCGCCGTAATGGAAAATCTTTAGGCGAAATGATTAAAGATGAAATGGGAAGTTTTACGGGCGCTGTTGCTATGATAGCAATTTTTGGAATTATGTTAATCATTATCGCAATTTTAGCAATGGTGGTTGTAAAAGCATTAGCACATTCACCTTGGGGGCTTTTTACTATCAGCATGACTATACCAATCGCTGTTTTTATGGGAATTTATATGAGATATTTAAGACCTGGAAAAGTTGGAGAAGCTTCAATCATCGGCTTTGTGCTTTTAATTTTAGCCATTCATTATGGAGCTCAAATTGCTGCAGATCCTTACTGGAGTCAAATTTTTACGCTTAGTGCTCCAAATTTAGCACTTATTATGATAGCTTATGGCTTTATTGCTGCGATTTTACCAGTTTGGTTTTTACTTGCCCCAAGAGATTATTTATCTACTTTTCTTAAAATCGGCGTTATTGCAATTATGGCTTTAGCTATTATTATCGTTGCTCCTGATTTACAAATGCCAAAAATCAACTCTCAATATTTGGATGGCAGTGGTCCTGTTTTTGCAGGATCAATTTTTCCTTTCTTATTTATCACCATTGCTTGCGGTGCTATTAGTGGTTTTCATGCCTTAATTTCTAGTGGAACTACTCCAAAAATGGTAGAAAATGAAACTCACACTCTGGCTATAGGATATGGCTCTATGCTTATGGAAAGTGCGGTTGCCATTATGGCTTTAATTTGTGCTTGTATTTTAGAACCAGGACTTTATTTTGCCATAAATTCTCCTGAAGCTACTATAGGAAGTGATGTTGTAGGCGTAGCAACGACAATTTCAAGCTGGGGTTTTAGCATTAGCCCTGAAGATATTACAAACTTAACAACAAATATAGGCGAAAAAACCATACTTTCAAGAACGGGTGGTGCGCCAACTTTTGCCATTGGCGTTGCTTTGATTTTACATGAGTTATTCCTTGATATTAATATGATGGGTTTTTGGTATCATTTTGCTATATTATTTGAAGCTTTGTTTATTTTAACTGCCGTGGATGCTGGAACAAGGGCTTGTCGTTTTATGGCGCAAGATATTTTGGGCAATGTATATAAACCTTTGGGAAATCTTAATAATTATTTTGCCGGAATTTTTGCCACAGCTTTGAGTGTAGCTGGATGGGGATATTTTCTTTATCAAGGTGCTATTGATGAAAAAGGCGGTATTTATTCACTTTGGCCGCTTTTTGGAGTGAGCAATCAAATGCTTGCAGGAATGGCACTTTTACTTGCAACAACTATACTTGTAAAAATGGGGAAAGCAAAATATACTTGGGTTACGCTAGTTCCAGCAATTTTTGTTTTAATCGCAACACTTTATGGTGGAATTGCCAAAATTATGCCTTACAAAGAAGGGGATAAAATTGCCAATGCTGTAAGTCATGTTGCAAGTGTTTATATTCAAGATCAAAAAATTCAAAAACTTACAGAACAAATTAACAATACCAAAGATGAAACACAAATTTCACAATTGCAAAAAGATCTTTCACTTGCAAAACAAGCTAAAATTTCTAATATAGTCAATGCGATACTTTGCGTATTTTTTATGATTGCAACCTTGCTTGTAATTTTATCTTGTATAGGAATTTGCTTTAAAATTATACGCATTCCTTTGCGTGAAAATCCTTATGTAGAAATTCAATCAACGAGAATGCCATGA
- the kcuS gene encoding KCU-star family selenoprotein: protein MIKRLKQWYEKSERFFHPLIGLASYDKYLEHMKKHHPNEVVKSRGEFFKEYLEKKYNSGGFKKCC, encoded by the coding sequence ATGATTAAAAGATTAAAACAATGGTATGAAAAATCCGAAAGGTTTTTTCATCCCTTAATAGGTTTAGCAAGCTACGATAAATATTTAGAACATATGAAAAAACATCACCCCAACGAAGTTGTAAAAAGTCGCGGGGAATTTTTTAAAGAATATTTAGAAAAAAAATATAATAGCGGTGGCTTCAAAAAATGCTGTTAA
- a CDS encoding acyl-CoA thioesterase: protein MKNMGEPKLKIVAMPSDTNPAGNIFGGWIMSQIDLAGGIAARELSPERVVTISMDRVVFKEPVFVGDIISCYAKIVKVGTTSIAVDVEVAVQRVDEMGSTLCLHVTSASVTYVSVDRCGKKKAISEELKKLHGFA from the coding sequence ATGAAAAATATGGGTGAACCAAAATTAAAAATTGTGGCTATGCCAAGTGATACAAATCCAGCGGGAAATATTTTTGGTGGATGGATTATGTCTCAAATTGACCTTGCTGGAGGCATTGCAGCAAGAGAATTATCTCCAGAGCGTGTTGTGACTATTTCTATGGATAGAGTAGTATTTAAAGAACCTGTTTTTGTAGGTGATATCATTTCTTGCTATGCCAAGATTGTAAAAGTAGGCACGACTTCAATAGCTGTTGATGTAGAAGTTGCTGTACAAAGAGTAGATGAAATGGGTTCAACGCTATGTTTGCATGTAACTTCTGCAAGTGTTACTTATGTGAGTGTTGATAGATGCGGTAAGAAAAAAGCAATTAGCGAAGAACTTAAAAAACTACATGGCTTTGCATGA
- the ciaB gene encoding invasion protein CiaB, which yields MNNFKKLMQITQRRKNNINKIYDILDKNKLNEELQKQKEYFEKLLKNIKLEVKNSSILAMVRRFVDLKEENLIQELEQNHFDKHQISKIKAQIYNEVKKFYENEHEKLIEEIKDAKILNVFYVCLIEGIHSIGKVLNSMQEEWQQKIIEENNEFLSSHFENLDEALKFLKDNKLYQKDRNNDICERSYGVIFKNNQTWQFLPYALAFKEHTKELRNAFDRTLNKLQSLASNTEEKAYIDYLEKLKLAFCEENNDKVIQAWQNAELAWMQVKSPLQIGHPLEYYEDSYTHAVALEWDIRVEDASDFNAAVFNQEIKESFDQIYHKLGIKNQKLYDSVCENFNKTQLYICSPMIFYGAELNGLFSAQVVPNDEFVSQKAGKKIFAFLNFVYENAKTKPFMKLSSMIFEKEFLDYGREILFFNETLWKKVYEISTIGHEFGHMFFIDENTEKIMNESGYFKNIEEFKATMGGLVNFFLHEKEELKMPVFHELIKRAIGLIAWQKVEEVKPYYTEGLIHLHILFQSKVLSFENNKLQINFNSIAYENFKEEAINTYLKLAKHYSLKLDAKEFLNEFCILENEVFLPKNAICKEFVLYYYKLYEQFANIIDDSDEIKKYRK from the coding sequence ATGAATAATTTTAAAAAATTAATGCAAATCACTCAAAGAAGAAAAAACAACATCAATAAAATCTATGATATTCTTGATAAAAACAAACTGAACGAAGAACTTCAAAAACAGAAAGAATATTTTGAAAAACTTCTAAAAAACATAAAACTTGAAGTGAAAAATTCATCTATATTGGCTATGGTACGTCGTTTTGTAGATCTTAAAGAGGAAAATTTGATCCAAGAACTAGAACAAAATCATTTTGACAAACATCAAATCTCCAAAATCAAAGCACAAATTTATAATGAAGTGAAAAAATTTTATGAAAATGAGCACGAAAAATTAATCGAAGAAATCAAAGATGCAAAAATCTTAAATGTTTTTTATGTTTGCCTTATTGAAGGAATTCACTCTATAGGAAAAGTCCTAAATTCCATGCAAGAAGAATGGCAACAAAAAATCATAGAAGAAAACAATGAATTTTTAAGTTCTCATTTTGAAAATTTAGACGAAGCGTTAAAATTCTTAAAAGACAATAAGCTTTATCAAAAAGATCGTAACAATGATATTTGTGAGCGAAGTTATGGCGTGATTTTTAAAAACAATCAAACATGGCAATTTTTACCTTACGCACTTGCATTTAAAGAGCACACAAAAGAACTAAGAAATGCTTTTGATCGCACCTTAAATAAACTTCAAAGTCTAGCTTCTAATACCGAAGAAAAAGCTTATATTGATTATCTTGAAAAGCTCAAACTCGCTTTTTGCGAAGAAAACAACGATAAAGTAATACAAGCTTGGCAAAATGCAGAACTTGCATGGATGCAAGTAAAATCGCCTTTGCAAATTGGTCATCCTTTAGAATATTACGAAGATAGCTACACTCATGCAGTGGCTTTGGAATGGGACATTAGAGTCGAAGATGCTTCTGATTTTAATGCAGCAGTTTTTAATCAAGAAATCAAGGAAAGTTTTGATCAAATTTATCACAAACTTGGTATTAAAAATCAAAAATTATACGACAGTGTTTGCGAAAACTTCAACAAAACACAACTTTATATTTGCTCGCCGATGATATTTTATGGTGCTGAATTAAATGGCTTATTTTCTGCACAAGTAGTTCCAAATGATGAATTTGTCAGTCAAAAAGCGGGCAAAAAAATCTTTGCATTTTTAAATTTCGTATATGAAAATGCAAAAACCAAACCTTTCATGAAGCTTTCTAGCATGATTTTTGAAAAAGAATTTTTAGACTATGGAAGAGAAATTTTATTTTTTAATGAAACTTTATGGAAAAAAGTTTATGAAATTTCAACCATAGGTCACGAATTTGGACATATGTTTTTTATCGATGAAAATACCGAAAAAATAATGAATGAAAGTGGGTATTTTAAAAACATAGAAGAATTTAAAGCCACTATGGGTGGGCTTGTGAATTTTTTCTTGCACGAAAAAGAAGAACTGAAAATGCCAGTTTTCCATGAACTCATTAAAAGAGCTATAGGTTTGATTGCTTGGCAAAAAGTAGAAGAAGTAAAACCTTACTATACCGAAGGTTTAATCCATTTGCATATTTTATTTCAAAGCAAGGTGCTTAGCTTTGAAAATAATAAATTACAAATTAATTTTAATTCCATCGCTTATGAAAATTTCAAAGAAGAAGCAATAAACACTTATCTTAAACTTGCAAAACACTACAGTTTAAAACTTGATGCAAAGGAATTTTTAAATGAATTTTGTATTTTAGAAAATGAAGTTTTTTTGCCTAAAAATGCAATATGCAAAGAATTTGTATTATATTATTATAAGCTATATGAACAATTTGCAAATATTATTGATGATAGTGATGAGATTAAAAAATATAGAAAATAA
- a CDS encoding HU family DNA-binding protein, translating into MTKADFISKVAQNAGLTKKDATAATDAVISTITELLSKGDSISFIGFGTFTTAERAARTARVPSNGKTINVPATKVAKFKVGKNLKEAVAKSKKKK; encoded by the coding sequence ATGACTAAAGCAGATTTTATTTCAAAAGTTGCTCAAAATGCTGGGCTAACAAAAAAAGATGCTACTGCAGCAACAGATGCGGTAATTTCTACAATTACTGAATTATTGTCAAAAGGCGATAGCATTAGCTTTATTGGTTTTGGCACATTCACTACAGCTGAAAGAGCTGCAAGAACTGCAAGAGTTCCAAGCAACGGTAAAACTATCAATGTGCCAGCAACTAAAGTTGCTAAATTTAAAGTAGGCAAAAATCTTAAAGAAGCTGTTGCTAAAAGCAAAAAGAAAAAATAA
- the cysK gene encoding cysteine synthase A produces MKTYENITEFIGNTPIVALKNYGANIYAKCEFLNPSHSIKDRAAFAMINDALKSGRISSNSHIIEATSGNTGISLAMICASLGLKISIVMPESMSLERRKMIAYFGANLVLTPASEGMKGAYNKALELAKETPNSFVPSQFENLSNKNAHKNTTALEILDALDGKVDIFVAGFGTGGTISGVGEVLKEKNNNAKIIAVEPQASPLLSQGNAAPHKIQGIGANFIPAILNKEIIDEIICVSNEDALQTAKDLAKNNGLMVGISSGANVFAASLIAQKFPDKTIVTMLNDTAERYLSTDLFAL; encoded by the coding sequence GTGAAAACTTATGAAAACATTACCGAATTTATCGGCAACACTCCTATAGTTGCTCTTAAAAATTACGGAGCAAATATTTATGCAAAGTGTGAATTTTTAAATCCGAGTCACTCTATCAAAGATCGTGCGGCTTTCGCGATGATTAATGATGCTTTAAAAAGCGGCAGAATTAGCTCAAATTCACATATCATTGAAGCAACAAGTGGAAACACAGGAATTTCTTTAGCTATGATTTGTGCGAGTCTAGGACTAAAAATCAGCATCGTGATGCCAGAATCAATGAGCCTAGAAAGACGCAAAATGATCGCGTATTTTGGCGCGAATTTGGTTTTAACTCCTGCTAGCGAAGGAATGAAGGGCGCGTATAACAAAGCTTTAGAGCTTGCAAAAGAAACGCCTAATTCTTTCGTTCCATCGCAGTTTGAGAATTTATCCAATAAAAACGCCCATAAAAATACGACAGCTTTAGAAATTTTAGATGCACTTGATGGCAAGGTGGATATTTTTGTCGCGGGTTTTGGTACAGGCGGAACTATTAGCGGCGTGGGCGAAGTTTTAAAGGAAAAAAACAACAATGCAAAGATCATTGCCGTTGAGCCGCAAGCCTCCCCTCTTCTTAGTCAAGGAAATGCTGCCCCTCATAAAATTCAAGGCATAGGTGCTAATTTTATACCGGCAATTTTAAATAAAGAAATTATAGATGAAATCATATGCGTTAGCAATGAAGACGCTCTTCAAACAGCAAAAGATTTAGCTAAAAACAATGGTTTAATGGTAGGAATTTCAAGTGGAGCAAATGTATTTGCCGCTTCTTTAATTGCGCAAAAATTCCCAGATAAAACCATAGTTACAATGCTAAATGATACAGCAGAAAGATACCTTTCAACTGATTTGTTTGCTCTTTAA
- a CDS encoding SCO family protein, translated as MMKNLRYIFVFGIIISTFVASYLYFKNTRFDFELQSEKGLVGLKDFRGEKLIIYFGYTSCPDVCPSTLALISKALEQIPNSKVMVLFISLDPLRDKDIKKTNEWLRYFYPNAHALIAKDEEEIAKIAKNYGVVYQKVELKGSFMKYSIAHSSDLFLFDEKGEIFKVLKDLSYENFYKELKSFLTKT; from the coding sequence ATGATGAAAAATTTAAGATATATTTTTGTTTTTGGAATTATTATTTCGACTTTTGTAGCGAGTTATTTATATTTTAAAAACACTCGTTTTGATTTTGAATTACAAAGCGAAAAAGGTTTGGTTGGTTTGAAAGATTTTAGAGGGGAAAAATTAATTATATATTTTGGTTATACCTCTTGTCCTGATGTTTGTCCTAGCACTTTAGCCTTAATTTCAAAAGCCTTAGAGCAAATTCCAAATTCCAAAGTAATGGTGCTTTTTATTTCTTTAGATCCTTTGCGCGATAAGGATATCAAAAAAACAAATGAATGGTTAAGGTATTTTTATCCCAATGCTCATGCTTTAATTGCTAAAGATGAAGAAGAAATTGCAAAAATAGCAAAAAATTATGGTGTGGTGTATCAAAAAGTAGAATTAAAAGGTTCTTTCATGAAATACTCTATTGCACATAGTAGCGATTTATTCTTGTTTGATGAAAAGGGAGAAATTTTTAAGGTGTTAAAAGACTTAAGTTATGAAAATTTTTACAAAGAACTTAAGTCTTTTTTGACAAAAACTTAA
- a CDS encoding copper chaperone PCu(A)C produces MLKKYLFLGLFGVNFVFGANYEVSNAFVRENLPNSTTTAAFFTIKNNTNEDIKIVKATSNLSDVAELHTHKHEQGKMMMVQIPEILVKANSSTELKPGGLHIMILNLKENVTKDKKAELVLYFDNNQSLKVDDIEIKNIKMQ; encoded by the coding sequence ATGTTAAAAAAATATTTATTTTTAGGTTTATTTGGTGTCAATTTTGTTTTTGGTGCTAATTATGAAGTGTCAAATGCTTTTGTAAGAGAGAATCTTCCCAATTCTACAACTACAGCTGCATTTTTTACCATTAAAAATAACACAAATGAAGATATTAAAATCGTAAAAGCTACAAGTAATTTAAGCGATGTTGCTGAACTTCATACGCATAAACACGAGCAAGGTAAAATGATGATGGTGCAAATTCCTGAGATCTTAGTAAAGGCAAATTCAAGCACTGAGCTTAAACCAGGGGGTTTACATATTATGATTTTAAATTTAAAAGAAAATGTTACTAAAGATAAAAAAGCTGAACTTGTTTTGTATTTTGATAATAATCAAAGTTTGAAAGTTGATGATATAGAAATTAAAAACATTAAAATGCAATGA